One genomic segment of Panicum virgatum strain AP13 chromosome 2N, P.virgatum_v5, whole genome shotgun sequence includes these proteins:
- the LOC120661288 gene encoding hydroxymethylglutaryl-CoA synthase-like, with product MAGRKDVGILAMDIYFPPTCVQQEALEAHDGASKGKYTIGLGQDCMAFCSEVEDVISMSLTVVNSLLKKYNVDPKLIGRLEVGSETVIDKSKSIKTWLMQIFEKSGNTDIEGVDSSNACYGGTAALLNCVNWVESNSWDGRYGLVVCTDSAVYAEGPARPTGGAAAIAMLIGPNAPISFESKYRASHMAHVYDFYKPDLASEYPVVDGKLSQTCYLMALDSCYRQFCNKYEKIVGKPFSISDAEYFVFHSPYNKLVQKSFARLYYNDFMRNCSSIDDDAKEKLQPFSNLTGEESYQSRDLEKTSQQVAKHLYDIKVQPSTLLPKQIGNMYTASLYAALASVLYNKHDSLDGQRIVMFSYGSGLTSTMFSLRLNNGQHPFSLSNITSVLGVTEKLQSRHETLPEKFVDTLKLMEHRYGAKDFETSRDTSLLPPGTFYLTHVDSMYRRFYDQKPAEETTGGKAKCCNGFANGH from the exons ATGGCGGGCCGCAAGGATGTCGGGATCCTCGCCATGGACATCTACTTCCCGCCCACCTGCGTGCAGCAG GAGGCGCTTGAGGCCCATGACGGCGCGAGCAAAGGGAAGTACACCATCGGTCTTGGGCAAGATTGCATGGCCTTTTGCAGTGAGGTGGAGGATGTCATCTCAATGAG TTTGACCGTTGTCAATTCCCTACTTAAAAAGTACAATGTTGATCCAAAGCTTATTGGCCGTTTGGAGGTTGGAAGTGAGACGGTTATAGACAAAAGTAAATCCATCAAAACTTGGCTGATGCAAATTTTTGAG AAAAGTGGCAATACTGACATTGAAGGAGTTGACTCCAGCAATGCTTGTTACGGTGGAACTGCTGCCCTGCTGAATTGCGTGAATTGGGTTGAAAGTAACTCCTGGGACGGACGCTATGGTCTTGTCGTTTGCACAGACAGTGCG GTTTATGCTGAAGGGCCAGCTCGTCCAACTGGGGGTGCGGCTGCAATTGCAATGCTCATTGGTCCTAATGCACCTATTTCATTTGAGAGCAAATATAGAGCTTCTCACATGGCTCATGTTTATGATTTCTACAAGCCTGATCTTGCAAGTGAATATCCG GTTGTTGATGGTAAACTATCCCAAACATGCTACTTGATGGCCCTAGACTCATGCTACAGACAATTTTGCAACAA ATACGAGAAGATTGTGGGGAAACCATTCTCGATTTCTGATGCAGAATATTTTGTGTTCCATTCTCCATACAACAAG CTCGTGCAGAAGAGTTTTGCTCGACTTTACTACAATGACTTCATGCGCAACTGCAG CTCTATTGATGATGATGCTAAAGAGAAACTCCAGCCATTTTCTAATCTGACTGGTGAAGAGAGCTACCAGAGTCGCGACTTGGAAAAG ACCTCGCAACAAGTCGCGAAGCACTTGTATGACATCAAAGTTCAACCATCGACTCTGCTTCCCAAACAAATTGGCAACATGTATACTGCATCCCTTTATGCTGCATTGGCATCTGTACTATATAACAAGCATGATAGTCTG GATGGACAAAGAATCGTGATGTTCTCTTACGGCAGTGGCTTGACATCCACTATGTTTTCGTTGAGGCTAAACAATGGCCAGCATCCCTTCAGTTTATCAAACATTACTTCAGTGCTTGGTGTCACAGAGAAGCTTCAGTCAAGGCATGAG ACCTTGCCCGAGAAGTTTGTTGACACCCTGAAGCTGATGGAGCACCGGTACGGTGCAAAGGATTTCGAGACCAGCAGGGACACGAGCCTGCTGCCGCCTGGCACGTTTTACCTGACCCATGTGGACTCCATGTACCGGAGGTTCTATGACCAGAAGCCTGCAGAGGAAACGACCGGTGGCAAAGCCAAGTGCTGCAACGGCTTCGCAAATGGCCACTAG